The proteins below come from a single Acidovorax sp. NCPPB 4044 genomic window:
- a CDS encoding PIN domain-containing protein produces the protein MADDGQLFVLCDTNVGARDAHLFRKKGGPLLIDMLRAKKAKLLVPDILRIEYIKQFTISGDEALQKMVKEVDRLKTLCGFDLFELLPKSQFGDAQAREILDQLEDVIHVVSMTDALKLAASDRSMEGRRPTSKSDHGYKDCLIWESVLTLPPGSEVMFVTRDEVGFFENGVLAPNLAKEAVAKGLKLTAFRTTEANGVSPVVDALKARFVDLASMRTADVLMGDHPIVQAYMRNERAAPVLPVPAAVLVPQPEVQPGELEALLTAHTRHLTLLDIKALGFVGFLDRAGKQQAIDLLVQCGATADAARNALERLALAGLIRDTGHNYLAVKGELLEKAVQQAEAEMIELTGFGG, from the coding sequence ATGGCAGACGACGGGCAACTTTTTGTCTTATGCGACACCAATGTGGGCGCGCGCGATGCCCACCTTTTTCGCAAGAAAGGTGGGCCGCTTCTCATTGACATGCTCCGTGCCAAGAAGGCAAAGCTCTTGGTGCCCGATATTCTGCGCATCGAGTACATCAAGCAGTTCACCATCTCTGGCGACGAAGCTTTGCAGAAGATGGTGAAAGAAGTCGATAGGTTGAAAACGCTTTGCGGGTTCGACCTATTCGAGTTGCTTCCAAAGTCGCAGTTTGGAGACGCTCAGGCCCGTGAGATATTGGATCAGCTTGAGGACGTCATCCATGTCGTATCCATGACGGATGCACTCAAGCTCGCCGCGTCCGACCGCTCCATGGAGGGTAGGCGGCCGACGTCGAAGTCCGACCACGGTTACAAGGATTGCCTCATCTGGGAGAGCGTTCTGACGCTGCCCCCGGGTTCCGAAGTGATGTTTGTGACTCGCGATGAGGTTGGCTTCTTCGAAAATGGTGTGCTCGCCCCCAACCTTGCCAAGGAGGCCGTGGCTAAGGGGCTGAAGCTGACTGCGTTCAGAACAACCGAGGCGAATGGCGTGTCGCCAGTCGTCGATGCACTGAAGGCTCGATTTGTGGACTTGGCTTCCATGCGCACTGCTGACGTGTTGATGGGAGACCACCCCATAGTTCAGGCGTACATGAGAAATGAGCGCGCCGCACCAGTTCTGCCGGTGCCGGCTGCCGTGTTGGTGCCGCAGCCGGAGGTCCAGCCCGGCGAGCTGGAGGCTTTGCTGACAGCTCATACGAGGCACCTGACCCTTCTGGACATCAAGGCCCTTGGGTTCGTCGGTTTTTTGGACCGGGCAGGTAAGCAGCAAGCTATCGACCTGCTCGTGCAGTGTGGCGCCACCGCAGACGCGGCGCGCAACGCGCTGGAACGCTTGGCGTTGGCTGGCCTAATACGGGACACCGGACACAACTACTTGGCCGTCAAGGGCGAGCTGCTGGAGAAGGCTGTGCAGCAGGCTGAGGCTGAAATGATTGAGCTCACGGGCTTCGGAGGCTGA
- a CDS encoding patatin-like phospholipase family protein: protein MSEHAAPAPGSVPLNLALQGGGSHGALTWGVLDALLEDGRFRFEGISGTSAGAMNAVALAHGFAQAHHQHADGLHGEALHQRGCEMARASLTRLWEGVGAMGSLLWGVPLASTPLMGMVSQWFSPYQTNPLGINPLRRLLEREVDFDVLRATRGPRVFVCATNVRTGRGEIFSGQRLSADAVMASACLPLLFKAVQIEGEHYWDGGYSGNPALHPLIYKTRCADILLVQINPIEHPELPDSATDIMERMNEVTFNASLLAEMRAIDFVRRLLAEGKLDAERYKSVRMHRIDGGSVLAAFGASSKMRADLAFVRQLFALGRTAGQEWIARHHGDVGVRPSVNIADNP from the coding sequence ATGTCTGAGCACGCGGCCCCGGCACCGGGATCGGTGCCGCTGAACCTCGCCCTGCAGGGCGGGGGATCGCACGGCGCGCTCACCTGGGGTGTGCTCGACGCGCTGCTGGAAGACGGCCGATTCCGCTTCGAGGGCATCAGCGGCACCAGTGCCGGCGCCATGAACGCCGTGGCCCTGGCCCATGGCTTCGCGCAGGCCCACCACCAGCATGCCGACGGCCTGCACGGCGAGGCGCTGCACCAGCGCGGCTGCGAGATGGCGCGCGCATCGCTCACGCGGCTCTGGGAGGGCGTGGGCGCCATGGGCAGCCTGCTGTGGGGCGTGCCGCTCGCCTCCACGCCGCTCATGGGCATGGTGTCGCAGTGGTTCTCGCCCTACCAGACCAACCCGCTGGGCATCAACCCGCTGCGCCGCCTTTTGGAGCGCGAGGTCGATTTCGACGTGCTGCGCGCCACGCGCGGGCCGCGCGTGTTCGTCTGCGCCACCAATGTGCGCACGGGCCGCGGCGAGATCTTCTCCGGCCAGCGCCTGAGCGCCGACGCGGTCATGGCCTCCGCCTGCCTGCCGCTGCTCTTCAAGGCCGTGCAGATCGAGGGCGAGCACTACTGGGACGGGGGCTACTCCGGCAACCCGGCGCTGCACCCGCTCATCTACAAGACGCGCTGCGCCGACATCTTGCTCGTTCAGATCAACCCCATCGAGCACCCCGAACTGCCCGACAGCGCCACCGACATCATGGAGCGCATGAACGAGGTCACCTTCAACGCGAGCCTGCTGGCCGAGATGCGCGCCATCGACTTCGTGCGGCGCCTGCTGGCCGAGGGCAAGCTCGATGCCGAGCGCTACAAGAGCGTGCGCATGCACCGCATCGACGGCGGCTCGGTGCTGGCCGCGTTCGGCGCGTCGAGCAAGATGCGCGCGGACCTGGCCTTCGTGCGCCAATTGTTCGCGCTCGGGCGCACCGCGGGGCAGGAGTGGATCGCCCGCCACCATGGCGACGTGGGCGTGCGGCCCTCCGTGAACATCGCAGACAATCCCTGA
- the tatA gene encoding Sec-independent protein translocase subunit TatA — protein MGSFSIWHWLIVLLIVVMVFGTKKLKNMGSDLGGAVKGFKDGMKDGSTPDGVPPSTTTATPPAGQVTNHSAHAADKATIDVEAKQKG, from the coding sequence ATGGGTTCCTTTTCCATCTGGCACTGGCTGATCGTGCTGCTCATCGTCGTGATGGTGTTCGGCACCAAGAAGCTCAAGAACATGGGCTCCGACCTGGGCGGCGCCGTGAAGGGCTTCAAGGACGGCATGAAGGACGGCAGCACCCCCGACGGCGTGCCCCCCTCCACCACCACGGCCACGCCGCCTGCCGGCCAGGTCACCAACCATTCGGCCCACGCCGCGGATAAAGCCACCATCGACGTCGAGGCCAAGCAGAAGGGCTGA
- the galE gene encoding UDP-glucose 4-epimerase GalE — MILVTGGAGFIGSHTCVALAEAGLPFLILDNFCNSRRSVLERVGRITGRIPDLIEGDVRDEALLARIFAEHRVDAVIHFAALKSVGESVREPLAYYDNNVAGTVALLRAMRKADVRTLVFSSSATVYGEPASLPIREDFPLSATNPYGQSKLMMEQVLADVDASEPGRWRVARLRYFNPVGAHESGLIGEDPQDVPNNLLPYVAQVAVGLRERLSVYGGDYPTPDGTGVRDYIHVCDLADGHVAALRYLREHPGLLTVNLGTGRPVSVLEMVRGFEAASARPVPYQVVARRPGDVAACWADPGLSERLLGWKARHGLDRMCADAWRWQDGVARSLLAG; from the coding sequence GTGATACTCGTCACAGGCGGTGCCGGCTTCATCGGCTCACACACTTGCGTGGCACTGGCCGAGGCCGGGCTGCCGTTCCTCATCCTCGACAACTTCTGCAACAGCCGCCGCTCGGTGCTGGAGCGGGTCGGCCGCATCACCGGCCGCATTCCGGACCTGATCGAAGGCGACGTGCGCGACGAAGCGCTCCTGGCCCGGATCTTCGCCGAGCACCGTGTCGATGCCGTGATCCATTTCGCGGCCCTCAAATCGGTGGGCGAATCGGTGCGCGAGCCGTTGGCGTATTACGACAACAACGTGGCCGGCACGGTGGCGCTGCTGCGGGCGATGCGCAAGGCCGACGTGCGCACCCTGGTGTTCTCGTCGTCGGCCACGGTCTACGGCGAGCCGGCCTCGCTGCCGATCCGCGAGGATTTCCCGCTTTCGGCCACCAATCCCTACGGGCAGAGCAAGCTCATGATGGAGCAGGTGCTGGCCGACGTGGATGCCTCCGAGCCCGGCCGCTGGCGCGTCGCCCGGCTGCGCTACTTCAACCCCGTGGGGGCGCACGAGAGCGGCCTCATCGGCGAAGACCCCCAGGACGTTCCCAACAACCTGCTGCCCTATGTGGCCCAGGTGGCCGTGGGCCTGCGCGAGCGCCTGAGCGTGTACGGCGGCGACTACCCCACGCCGGACGGGACGGGCGTGCGCGACTACATCCATGTCTGCGACCTGGCCGACGGGCACGTGGCGGCGCTGCGCTACCTGCGCGAGCACCCCGGCCTGCTGACGGTGAACCTGGGCACGGGACGGCCCGTGTCGGTGCTGGAAATGGTGCGCGGCTTCGAGGCGGCGAGCGCTCGGCCCGTGCCCTACCAGGTGGTGGCCCGCCGTCCGGGCGACGTGGCCGCCTGCTGGGCCGATCCGGGCCTGTCCGAGCGCCTGCTCGGCTGGAAGGCCCGCCATGGGCTGGACCGCATGTGCGCCGATGCGTGGCGCTGGCAGGACGGGGTGGCGCGCAGCCTGCTGGCCGGCTGA
- the tatB gene encoding Sec-independent protein translocase protein TatB, protein MIDIGLSKMALIGAVALIVIGPEKLPRVARTVGTLLGKAQRYVADVKSEVNRSMELDELRKMKDTVEGAARDVHQSIHTHASDFQKDWDNGLAGPGDASAADAAMSYSQIVPTYKHPGKNWRLKRSATPQWFKARAGVRTKAQSGAARVARFRPRKLH, encoded by the coding sequence ATGATCGACATCGGCCTGTCCAAGATGGCGCTCATCGGCGCCGTGGCGCTCATCGTCATCGGCCCCGAGAAACTGCCCCGCGTGGCGCGCACCGTGGGCACCCTGCTGGGCAAGGCCCAGCGCTACGTGGCCGACGTGAAGTCTGAGGTCAACCGTTCCATGGAACTGGACGAGCTGCGCAAGATGAAGGACACGGTGGAGGGCGCCGCGCGCGACGTGCACCAGAGCATCCACACCCACGCCAGCGATTTCCAGAAGGACTGGGACAACGGCCTCGCCGGCCCGGGCGATGCCTCGGCGGCCGATGCGGCCATGTCCTATTCCCAGATCGTTCCCACCTACAAACACCCCGGCAAGAACTGGCGCCTCAAGCGCAGCGCCACCCCGCAGTGGTTCAAGGCCCGTGCCGGCGTGCGCACCAAGGCCCAGTCGGGCGCGGCGCGCGTGGCGCGCTTCCGCCCCCGCAAGTTGCACTGA
- the hisF gene encoding imidazole glycerol phosphate synthase subunit HisF has translation MLAKRIIPCLDVTGGRVVKGVNFLELRDAGDPVEIAARYNGQGADELTFLDITATSDGRDLILPIIEAVASQVFIPLTVGGGVRTVEDVRRLLNAGADKTSFNSAAIANPDVIDAASARYGAQCIVVAIDAKRRTAEDAARPGPDGAPLGPGWDVYSHGGRKNTGLDAVRWASEMARRGAGEILLTSMDRDGTKSGFDLALTRAVSDAVGVPVIASGGVGSLDDLADGVQQGGADAVLAASIFHYGEYTVGQAKARMAERGVPVRL, from the coding sequence ATGCTGGCCAAACGCATCATTCCCTGTCTGGACGTCACCGGCGGCCGCGTCGTGAAAGGCGTGAACTTCCTCGAACTGCGCGATGCCGGCGACCCGGTGGAGATCGCCGCGCGCTACAACGGCCAGGGCGCGGACGAACTCACCTTCCTCGACATCACGGCCACGAGCGACGGGCGCGACCTGATCCTGCCCATCATCGAGGCCGTCGCCAGCCAGGTGTTCATCCCCCTCACAGTGGGCGGCGGCGTGCGCACGGTGGAGGACGTGCGGCGGCTGCTCAACGCGGGCGCCGACAAGACCAGCTTCAACTCCGCAGCCATCGCCAACCCCGACGTGATCGACGCGGCCTCGGCCCGCTACGGCGCGCAGTGCATCGTGGTGGCCATCGACGCCAAGCGGCGCACGGCGGAAGACGCGGCCCGCCCCGGCCCCGACGGCGCGCCCCTGGGGCCCGGCTGGGACGTCTACAGCCACGGCGGCCGCAAGAACACGGGCCTGGACGCCGTGCGCTGGGCCTCCGAGATGGCGCGGCGCGGCGCGGGTGAGATCCTGCTCACCAGCATGGACCGCGACGGCACCAAGTCGGGCTTCGACCTGGCGCTGACCCGCGCCGTGAGCGACGCGGTCGGTGTGCCGGTGATCGCGTCGGGCGGCGTGGGCAGCCTCGACGACCTGGCCGACGGCGTGCAGCAGGGCGGCGCCGATGCGGTGCTGGCCGCCAGCATCTTCCATTACGGCGAGTACACCGTGGGCCAGGCCAAGGCCCGCATGGCCGAACGCGGCGTGCCCGTGCGGCTCTGA
- a CDS encoding histidine triad nucleotide-binding protein: MHDPDCLFCKIIAGQIPSRKVYEDDEVFAFHDIHPGAPIHFLMVPKAHVHSMAGVTDAHAGLLGRMMVLAPRLAAEQGCNPYPDGGFRIVVNTGTEGGQEVHHLHLHVMGGPRPWIKG; the protein is encoded by the coding sequence ATGCACGATCCCGACTGCCTCTTCTGCAAGATCATCGCCGGCCAGATCCCCTCGCGGAAGGTGTACGAAGACGACGAGGTCTTCGCCTTCCACGACATCCACCCCGGCGCGCCGATCCACTTCCTCATGGTGCCCAAGGCGCATGTGCACTCCATGGCCGGCGTGACCGACGCCCACGCCGGGCTGCTCGGCCGCATGATGGTACTGGCGCCCCGGCTGGCGGCGGAGCAGGGCTGCAACCCATACCCGGATGGCGGTTTCCGCATCGTGGTGAACACCGGCACCGAAGGCGGGCAGGAAGTGCATCACCTGCACCTGCACGTCATGGGCGGGCCCCGCCCCTGGATCAAAGGATGA
- a CDS encoding S1C family serine protease — protein MKRFWLLFSQAVTVFVAAYFVVATLQPDWIRRGATRSGAGISLIEAPPAPSSSQPVAGSFSAAARKAAPAVVSINTSKAVRHPRSNDPWFQFFFGDQGTQQAQTGLGSGVIVSPDGYILTNNHVVEGADEIEVTLADSRRTRATVIGTDPDTDLAILKVDLDKLPAMVLGNSDQLSVGDQVLAIGNPFGVGQTVTSGIVSALGRSQLGINTFENFIQTDAAINPGNSGGALVDVNGNLMGINTAIYSRSGGSMGIGFAIPVSTAKLVLDGIVRDGQVTRGWIGVEPNELSPELAATFGVRATEGVIITGVLQDGPAARAGIRPGDVIVRVGDKPTDNVSALLSAVAALKPGEATAFQLQRGDSQVELNVVPGTRPRQQRGQRR, from the coding sequence ATGAAGCGCTTCTGGCTGCTGTTCTCCCAGGCCGTGACCGTGTTCGTCGCGGCCTATTTCGTCGTCGCCACCCTCCAGCCCGACTGGATCCGGCGCGGCGCCACGCGCAGCGGCGCCGGCATCTCGCTCATCGAGGCGCCCCCGGCCCCCTCCTCCTCCCAGCCCGTGGCGGGCAGCTTCAGCGCCGCGGCCCGCAAGGCCGCGCCGGCGGTGGTGAGCATCAACACCAGCAAGGCCGTGCGCCACCCGCGCAGCAACGACCCGTGGTTCCAGTTCTTCTTCGGCGACCAGGGCACGCAGCAGGCGCAGACCGGCCTGGGCAGCGGCGTGATCGTGAGCCCCGACGGCTACATCCTCACCAACAACCACGTGGTCGAAGGCGCCGACGAAATCGAAGTGACCCTGGCCGACAGCCGCCGCACGCGCGCCACCGTCATCGGCACCGACCCGGACACCGACCTCGCCATCCTGAAGGTGGACCTCGACAAGCTGCCCGCCATGGTGCTGGGCAACTCCGACCAGCTCTCCGTGGGCGACCAGGTGCTGGCCATCGGCAACCCCTTCGGCGTGGGCCAGACCGTGACCAGCGGCATCGTGAGCGCCCTGGGCCGCAGCCAGCTGGGCATCAACACCTTCGAGAACTTCATCCAGACCGACGCGGCCATCAACCCCGGCAACTCCGGCGGCGCGCTCGTGGACGTGAACGGCAACCTCATGGGCATCAACACCGCCATCTACTCGCGCTCGGGCGGCAGCATGGGCATCGGCTTCGCCATCCCCGTCTCCACCGCCAAGCTGGTGCTCGACGGCATCGTGCGCGATGGGCAGGTCACGCGTGGCTGGATCGGCGTGGAACCCAACGAACTCTCCCCCGAACTCGCCGCCACCTTCGGCGTGCGCGCCACCGAGGGCGTGATCATCACCGGCGTCCTCCAGGACGGCCCCGCCGCCCGCGCCGGCATCCGCCCCGGCGACGTGATCGTGCGCGTGGGCGACAAGCCCACCGACAACGTCTCCGCCCTGCTCTCGGCCGTGGCGGCGCTCAAGCCCGGCGAGGCGACGGCGTTCCAGCTGCAGCGGGGCGACAGCCAGGTGGAGCTGAACGTGGTGCCGGGGACGCGGCCGCGGCAGCAGCGGGGGCAGCGGCGGTGA
- the hisI gene encoding phosphoribosyl-AMP cyclohydrolase, translating into MNWLDEVKWDAQGLVPVIAQEAATGDVLMFAWMDREALGKTAELGRAVYFSRSRNRLWFKGEESGHVQTVHEIRLDCDNDVVLLKVTQLGHEPGIACHTGRHSCFFSVLKNGAWHAVDPVLKDPESIYK; encoded by the coding sequence ATGAACTGGCTCGACGAAGTGAAATGGGATGCGCAGGGCCTGGTGCCCGTGATCGCGCAGGAGGCGGCCACCGGCGACGTGCTGATGTTCGCGTGGATGGACCGCGAGGCGCTCGGCAAGACCGCCGAACTCGGGCGCGCGGTGTATTTCAGCCGCTCGCGCAACCGGCTGTGGTTCAAGGGCGAGGAATCCGGCCACGTGCAGACCGTGCACGAGATCCGCCTCGACTGCGACAACGACGTGGTGCTGCTCAAGGTGACCCAGCTCGGGCACGAGCCCGGCATCGCATGCCACACCGGCCGCCACAGCTGCTTCTTCAGCGTGCTGAAGAACGGCGCCTGGCACGCGGTCGATCCGGTCTTGAAAGACCCCGAGTCCATCTATAAGTGA
- the tatC gene encoding twin-arginine translocase subunit TatC, producing MSDTPSKEDELAGTEQPFVAHLMELRDRLIKAVIAIGIAAAALFFYPGPGHLYDLLAAPLVAHLPAGATLIATSVISPFMVPLKILLMSAFLVALPVVLYQVWAFVAPGLYSHEKKLVLPLVVSSTLLFFFGVAFCYFFVFGQVFSFIQSFAPKSITAAPDIEAYLSFVLTMFLAFGLSFEVPIVVVVLARMGIVSVDKLKGFRGYFIVIAFIIAAVVTPPDVVSQLALAIPMCLLYELGIWAAQLFIRHTQAPEDADAQKPAA from the coding sequence ATGTCCGACACCCCCTCCAAAGAAGACGAACTCGCCGGCACCGAGCAACCGTTCGTCGCGCACCTCATGGAGCTGCGCGACCGCCTCATCAAGGCCGTGATCGCCATCGGCATCGCCGCCGCCGCGCTCTTCTTCTACCCCGGGCCGGGCCACCTCTACGACCTGCTGGCCGCCCCGCTCGTGGCGCACCTGCCGGCCGGCGCCACGCTGATCGCCACCTCGGTGATCTCGCCCTTCATGGTGCCGCTCAAGATCCTGCTGATGTCGGCCTTCCTGGTCGCGCTGCCCGTGGTGCTCTACCAGGTCTGGGCCTTCGTCGCGCCGGGCCTGTACTCGCACGAGAAAAAGCTCGTGCTGCCCCTGGTGGTGTCGAGCACGCTGCTCTTCTTCTTCGGCGTCGCCTTCTGCTACTTCTTCGTGTTCGGGCAGGTGTTCAGCTTCATCCAGAGCTTCGCGCCCAAGAGCATCACCGCCGCACCGGACATCGAGGCCTACCTGAGCTTCGTGCTCACCATGTTCCTCGCCTTCGGCCTCTCGTTCGAGGTGCCCATCGTCGTCGTCGTGCTGGCGCGCATGGGCATCGTCAGCGTGGACAAGCTCAAGGGCTTCCGCGGTTACTTCATCGTGATCGCCTTCATCATCGCCGCCGTGGTCACTCCGCCCGACGTAGTGTCTCAACTGGCGCTCGCCATCCCCATGTGCCTGCTCTACGAACTGGGCATCTGGGCCGCGCAACTGTTCATCCGGCACACGCAGGCGCCGGAGGATGCGGATGCGCAGAAGCCGGCGGCCTGA
- a CDS encoding DUF4870 family protein, with product MNPNDITDIEPSERAESLKTVGWVSYILHLIVAVGAVIPGAQPGAALLVIALVLDLVKKGDADGTWQASHFSWRIRTVVWAGVLYLVTAPLWLLFLIPGWIAWALISIWFLYRIVRGMVAMNKGQAIDV from the coding sequence ATGAACCCCAACGACATCACCGACATCGAACCCAGCGAGCGCGCCGAATCGCTCAAGACCGTCGGCTGGGTGAGCTACATCCTGCACCTCATCGTCGCCGTGGGCGCCGTCATCCCGGGCGCGCAGCCCGGCGCGGCGCTGCTCGTCATCGCGCTGGTGCTCGACCTCGTGAAGAAGGGCGACGCCGACGGCACCTGGCAGGCATCGCATTTCTCGTGGCGCATCCGCACGGTGGTCTGGGCCGGCGTGCTCTACCTCGTCACCGCGCCGCTGTGGCTGCTGTTCCTCATCCCCGGCTGGATCGCCTGGGCGCTGATCTCCATCTGGTTCCTCTACCGCATCGTGCGCGGCATGGTGGCCATGAACAAAGGCCAGGCCATCGATGTCTGA
- a CDS encoding phosphoribosyl-ATP diphosphatase encodes MTNPLAPAAAGTSFAAAPAGSDALARLAAVIESRKPAHGGDAEKSYVARLLHKGPDAFLKKIGEEATEVVMAAKDVDHGADPSKLVYEIADLWFHSMIALAHYGLAPADVVAELERREGTSGIEEKALRKSARRAADAQGGPSP; translated from the coding sequence ATGACGAACCCCCTCGCACCGGCCGCCGCCGGCACCTCCTTCGCTGCCGCTCCCGCGGGCAGCGACGCGCTCGCCCGGCTCGCTGCCGTGATCGAGAGCCGCAAGCCCGCCCACGGCGGCGATGCCGAGAAGAGCTACGTCGCGCGCCTGCTGCACAAGGGCCCCGACGCCTTCCTGAAGAAGATCGGCGAGGAGGCGACCGAGGTCGTCATGGCCGCCAAGGACGTGGACCACGGTGCCGACCCGTCCAAGCTCGTCTACGAGATCGCCGACCTCTGGTTCCATTCGATGATCGCCCTCGCGCACTACGGCCTCGCGCCGGCCGACGTGGTGGCCGAGCTGGAGCGCCGCGAAGGCACCAGCGGCATCGAGGAAAAAGCGCTGCGCAAGTCCGCGCGGCGCGCCGCCGACGCACAAGGAGGCCCGTCGCCATGA
- a CDS encoding dicarboxylate/amino acid:cation symporter, translating to MPENKRKLPPTVSILIAMLLGIFVGYLINTHVADKAGVAGYISIISDIFLRLIKMLIAPLVFSTLVVGIAHMGDASSVGRVFVKAMAWFLTASLISLALGLILANVLQPGANLGLPLPETHQATQLATGKFTLKEFINHLVPRSFAEAMSNNEILQIVVFSMFFGIALASLGDKARTLVRCVEELSHAMLKITGYVMRFAPPAVFAAMAATVAINGLGILLKFAVFMGQFYLGLLILWTLLIAAGFMALRGRVFKLLGNIREAFLLSFATASSEAAYPKLLDALDRFGVKRRVSSFVMPLGYSFNLDGSMIYCTFATLFIAQAYGIHLPLETQITMLLILMLTSKGMAGVPRASLVVIAATLNQFHIPEAGLLLILGIDTFLDMGRSATNAVGNSIAAAVVAKWEGALLSEEEAAIHAATLDTQPDAATVPGGLPGEALARPAT from the coding sequence ATGCCTGAGAACAAAAGAAAGCTACCACCCACCGTCAGCATCCTGATCGCGATGCTGCTCGGCATCTTCGTCGGATATCTGATCAACACCCACGTCGCAGACAAGGCGGGGGTGGCAGGATACATCTCGATCATTTCGGACATCTTCCTGCGGCTCATCAAGATGCTGATCGCGCCGCTGGTGTTCTCCACCCTGGTGGTGGGCATCGCGCACATGGGCGACGCCTCCTCGGTGGGCCGCGTGTTCGTCAAGGCGATGGCTTGGTTCCTCACCGCCTCGCTGATCTCGCTGGCGCTGGGCCTGATCCTGGCCAACGTGCTGCAGCCGGGCGCCAACCTCGGCCTGCCGCTGCCGGAAACCCACCAGGCCACGCAGCTCGCCACGGGCAAGTTCACGCTCAAGGAGTTCATCAACCACCTGGTGCCCCGGTCGTTCGCCGAAGCCATGTCCAACAACGAGATCCTGCAGATCGTGGTGTTCTCGATGTTCTTCGGCATCGCGCTCGCGAGCCTGGGCGACAAGGCCCGCACGCTGGTGCGCTGCGTGGAAGAGCTCTCGCACGCGATGCTGAAGATCACCGGCTACGTGATGCGCTTTGCGCCGCCGGCCGTGTTCGCCGCCATGGCCGCCACGGTGGCGATCAACGGCCTGGGCATCCTGCTCAAGTTCGCCGTGTTCATGGGCCAGTTCTACCTGGGCCTGCTGATCCTCTGGACGCTGCTGATCGCGGCCGGTTTCATGGCGCTGCGGGGCCGGGTGTTCAAGCTGCTCGGCAACATCCGCGAAGCCTTCCTGCTGTCGTTCGCCACCGCGAGTTCGGAGGCGGCGTACCCCAAGCTGCTCGATGCGCTGGACCGGTTCGGCGTGAAACGCCGGGTGTCCAGCTTCGTGATGCCGCTGGGCTACTCGTTCAACCTCGACGGCTCGATGATCTATTGCACATTCGCCACGCTGTTCATCGCGCAGGCCTACGGCATCCACCTGCCGCTCGAGACGCAGATCACCATGCTGCTGATCCTGATGCTCACGTCCAAGGGCATGGCCGGCGTGCCGCGCGCCTCGCTCGTGGTCATCGCCGCCACGCTGAACCAGTTCCATATTCCCGAAGCGGGCCTGCTGCTGATCCTCGGCATAGACACCTTCCTCGACATGGGCCGCTCGGCCACCAACGCCGTCGGCAACTCGATCGCCGCCGCCGTGGTGGCGAAGTGGGAGGGCGCGCTGCTCTCCGAAGAGGAAGCCGCCATCCATGCCGCCACGCTGGACACCCAGCCCGACGCCGCCACCGTCCCCGGCGGCCTGCCGGGCGAAGCCCTCGCGCGTCCGGCCACCTGA
- a CDS encoding D-hexose-6-phosphate mutarotase, producing MSDPAMNVSEALSQPFPDMPAVRLQTARGEAATVAFQGAQVLSWTTADGTERLFLSPRSARDGHTAIRGGVPVCCPQFNQRGPLPKHGFMRNLPWRLVSESSGGHEAQAVLALDDDEATRALWPHAFGARLQVDLTPDALRLTLSLRNLGDAPWSFTGALHTYLRVQGIAQAQVDGLQGRARWDAVADRHEVQQGPVRFGGEYDSVFSVPDASQPLRVETGQGALEVTQSTSFTESVVWNPGAALCARLPDMPEDGFQHMLCVEAACVHTPVDVAPGTEWAGWQHLQALR from the coding sequence ATGTCCGACCCCGCCATGAACGTTTCCGAAGCCCTGTCTCAGCCGTTTCCGGACATGCCTGCCGTCCGGTTGCAAACCGCCCGCGGAGAGGCCGCCACCGTGGCTTTCCAGGGGGCGCAGGTGCTTTCCTGGACCACCGCCGACGGCACCGAGCGGCTCTTTTTGAGCCCCCGATCGGCCCGCGACGGACACACCGCGATCCGCGGCGGCGTGCCCGTCTGCTGCCCCCAATTCAACCAGCGCGGGCCGCTTCCCAAGCATGGATTCATGCGAAATTTGCCTTGGAGATTGGTGTCCGAGTCTTCGGGCGGTCACGAAGCCCAGGCCGTCCTGGCGCTGGACGACGACGAAGCCACGCGCGCGCTCTGGCCACACGCCTTCGGCGCGCGCCTGCAGGTCGATCTCACGCCCGACGCGCTGCGGCTGACGCTCTCCCTGCGCAACCTCGGCGATGCGCCATGGTCGTTCACCGGCGCGCTGCACACCTATCTGCGCGTGCAGGGCATCGCCCAGGCGCAGGTCGATGGCCTGCAGGGCCGCGCGCGGTGGGATGCCGTGGCCGACCGCCATGAAGTGCAGCAGGGACCGGTGCGGTTCGGCGGCGAATACGACAGCGTCTTCTCCGTGCCCGATGCATCGCAGCCGCTGCGCGTGGAGACGGGGCAGGGTGCGCTGGAGGTCACGCAGAGCACCTCCTTCACCGAAAGCGTCGTCTGGAACCCCGGCGCTGCGCTGTGCGCCCGCCTGCCCGACATGCCCGAGGACGGCTTCCAGCACATGCTGTGCGTGGAGGCGGCCTGCGTGCACACGCCCGTGGACGTCGCGCCCGGCACCGAATGGGCCGGCTGGCAGCATCTCCAGGCGCTGCGCTGA